From the genome of Thermoflexus hugenholtzii, one region includes:
- a CDS encoding thiamine ABC transporter substrate binding subunit, which produces MKRRAILIGVLMVFTAACTTPAAPPAPSPAPATPAPTLSPSPSAPTATPAGPRELVLMTHDSFAVSEEVLREFEQRYNARVQILKAGDAGAALNKAILAKGAPLADVFFGVDNTFFSRAIREDLFEPYRPKGLEEIPAEFILDPELRLIPIDYGDVCVNYDKKYFREKGLKPPETLEDLARPEYRGLLVVENPATSSPGLAFMLATIAHFGEERWLDFWRALKANDVKITEGWEDAYYKEFSGATGSPGTRPLVVSYATSPAAEVYFSQGQLSEPPTGNVLGKDACFRQIEFAGILKGARNRDLAERWMDYMISLRFQEDIPLQMFVFPVHPKAKLPDFFQKFAEVPREPARLDPARIDANRERWIQEWTDLMLR; this is translated from the coding sequence ATGAAGCGCCGAGCGATTCTCATCGGCGTGCTGATGGTGTTCACAGCGGCCTGCACCACGCCTGCGGCGCCGCCGGCGCCCTCGCCGGCTCCGGCGACGCCGGCCCCCACGCTCTCCCCGAGCCCATCGGCCCCCACGGCCACACCGGCGGGCCCGCGGGAGCTGGTGCTGATGACCCACGACAGCTTCGCCGTCAGCGAAGAGGTGTTGCGGGAGTTCGAGCAGCGCTACAACGCGCGGGTCCAGATCCTCAAAGCAGGCGATGCGGGGGCCGCTCTCAACAAGGCCATCCTGGCCAAGGGAGCGCCCCTGGCCGATGTGTTCTTCGGGGTCGACAACACCTTCTTCAGCCGGGCCATCCGGGAGGACCTCTTCGAACCCTACCGGCCGAAGGGCCTGGAGGAGATCCCCGCGGAGTTCATCCTGGACCCCGAGCTCCGGCTGATCCCCATCGATTACGGCGACGTCTGCGTGAACTACGACAAGAAATACTTTCGGGAGAAGGGACTGAAGCCGCCGGAGACCCTGGAGGACCTCGCGCGGCCGGAGTATCGGGGCTTGCTGGTGGTGGAGAACCCGGCCACCTCCTCCCCGGGCCTGGCGTTCATGCTGGCCACCATCGCCCACTTCGGGGAGGAGCGCTGGCTGGATTTCTGGCGGGCCCTGAAGGCCAATGATGTGAAGATCACCGAGGGCTGGGAGGACGCGTATTACAAAGAGTTCAGCGGGGCCACGGGGAGCCCGGGGACACGCCCGCTGGTGGTGAGCTACGCCACCAGCCCGGCGGCGGAGGTGTATTTCAGCCAGGGCCAGCTCTCCGAGCCCCCCACCGGGAACGTCCTGGGGAAGGACGCCTGCTTCCGCCAGATTGAGTTCGCCGGCATCCTGAAAGGGGCGCGGAACCGGGACCTGGCGGAGCGCTGGATGGATTACATGATCAGCCTGCGCTTCCAGGAAGACATCCCCCTCCAGATGTTCGTCTTCCCGGTCCACCCGAAGGCCAAGCTCCCGGACTTCTTCCAGAAGTTCGCAGAGGTCCCGAGGGAGCCCGCCCGCCTGGATCCCGCCCGGATCGATGCCAACCGGGAGCGGTGGATTCAGGAGTGGACGGATTTGATGTTGCGATGA
- a CDS encoding Uma2 family endonuclease — protein MRVRLMTESGEEIRGAFLLRLGGWTEARYLEEAPEDHIWEFEDGEVIVHSPATLSHQRLVGFLSFLLRGYVEAHGLGEVFNGPAVLRLRPGAVKEPDLFFVHRDRLPGSRSDWVEGPADLVVEVVSPSTRRYDLEEKARIYEEGGVREYWVVDPELRVVTIHRLDHPGYRVGEISQGRIPSTAVPGFWIEAEWLWRDPLPAALECLRQILEASG, from the coding sequence ATGAGGGTTCGGTTGATGACGGAAAGCGGCGAGGAGATCCGGGGCGCTTTCCTGCTCCGTCTGGGAGGATGGACCGAGGCCCGTTACTTGGAAGAGGCGCCGGAGGACCACATCTGGGAGTTTGAGGACGGGGAGGTGATCGTGCACTCGCCCGCCACGCTCTCCCACCAGCGCCTGGTGGGATTTCTATCCTTTCTGCTGCGGGGCTACGTCGAAGCGCATGGGCTGGGAGAAGTCTTCAATGGGCCGGCGGTTCTTCGCCTGCGGCCGGGGGCGGTCAAAGAGCCGGACCTCTTCTTCGTGCATCGGGATCGTCTCCCGGGGAGCCGCTCTGACTGGGTGGAGGGCCCGGCGGACCTGGTGGTGGAGGTCGTCTCTCCATCCACCCGGCGCTATGATCTCGAAGAGAAAGCCCGGATATACGAGGAGGGCGGAGTTCGGGAATACTGGGTGGTGGATCCTGAGCTCCGGGTGGTGACCATCCACCGGCTCGATCACCCCGGCTACCGGGTGGGGGAGATCTCTCAGGGGCGGATCCCGTCCACGGCGGTCCCGGGGTTCTGGATCGAAGCGGAATGGCTATGGCGGGATCCGCTCCCCGCTGCTCTGGAATGTCTCCGGCAGATCCTGGAGGCGTCCGGGTAA
- a CDS encoding iron ABC transporter permease produces MGKVGRRDLLLALPLLFFSLFYAYPIISILRLSLMPAGVLEGEAILRTLGSPSFRKVLGFTVGQAALSTAVTLLLGLPLAGLFARYQLPGRRLWQAMATVPFVLPTVVVAAAFTALLGPRGWVNQALMALFGLPEPPIPFVNTLTAIVVAHVFYNLTLVLRIVGNAWSHLDPTLEMAARTLGADRWRVLTRVTGPLLLPAILAAAALVFLFDFTSFGVVLLLGGPQYATLEVEIYRQAVGLFRLPAAATLALVQLALNFALLYLYTRLQARWVVPLEWRPEASTGRPLRTWRERLMAGLGLAILFLWIGMPLLALALRSVTPMTLRKPGEPAYYTGWITLGYYRELWINRRGAVTYVAPIEAVRNSLLFAAATMGLSLSLGGLAAYGLAGRRRIRWLDPLLMLPLSTSAVTLGFGFLVGFSHPPGFLKAWPGLVAAVQALRTSPLLVVIAHTLIAYPFVVRILLPALEGMNPRWREAAMTLGASPAQVWWRVEAPLLGRAWLAAAVFAFCVSLGEFGATALIARPTMPTMPLAIARFLSQPGELNLGQAMAMSTLLLLLTFLGILLIERFRYQGIGTF; encoded by the coding sequence ATGGGAAAAGTGGGCCGACGAGATCTCCTGCTGGCGCTGCCGCTTCTGTTCTTTTCCCTCTTCTACGCATATCCCATCATCTCGATCCTGCGCCTGAGCCTCATGCCCGCAGGCGTCCTGGAAGGGGAGGCGATCCTCCGGACCCTGGGAAGCCCGTCCTTCCGGAAGGTCCTGGGGTTCACGGTGGGGCAGGCGGCCCTTTCCACGGCGGTGACCCTTCTCCTGGGGCTCCCCCTGGCGGGCCTCTTCGCCCGTTATCAGCTGCCGGGCCGCCGCCTGTGGCAGGCGATGGCCACCGTCCCCTTCGTGCTCCCCACGGTGGTGGTGGCGGCGGCCTTCACGGCCCTCCTGGGCCCTCGGGGCTGGGTGAATCAGGCCCTGATGGCCCTGTTCGGCCTCCCGGAACCGCCGATCCCCTTCGTGAACACCCTGACCGCGATCGTCGTCGCCCACGTGTTCTACAACCTCACGCTGGTGCTGCGCATCGTGGGGAATGCCTGGAGCCATCTGGATCCCACCCTGGAGATGGCGGCCCGGACCCTGGGGGCGGATCGCTGGCGGGTCCTCACGCGGGTGACCGGGCCGTTGTTGCTCCCGGCCATCCTGGCCGCCGCGGCCCTGGTGTTCCTGTTCGATTTCACCAGCTTCGGGGTGGTGTTGCTGCTGGGTGGTCCTCAGTATGCTACGCTGGAGGTGGAGATCTACCGGCAGGCCGTCGGCCTCTTCCGTTTGCCGGCGGCGGCCACCCTCGCCCTGGTCCAGCTGGCCCTGAACTTCGCGCTCCTCTATCTTTACACGCGGCTTCAGGCCCGCTGGGTGGTTCCTCTGGAATGGCGGCCGGAGGCTTCCACCGGTCGCCCGTTGCGGACGTGGAGGGAGCGCCTGATGGCCGGCCTGGGGCTGGCGATCCTTTTCCTCTGGATCGGCATGCCGTTGCTGGCCCTGGCCCTGCGCTCGGTGACCCCGATGACCCTGCGCAAGCCCGGAGAGCCGGCTTACTACACCGGGTGGATCACCCTGGGCTACTATCGGGAGCTCTGGATCAACCGGCGCGGCGCCGTCACTTACGTGGCGCCCATCGAGGCGGTTCGCAATTCGTTGCTCTTCGCCGCCGCGACCATGGGCCTCTCGCTGTCCCTGGGCGGGCTGGCCGCTTACGGGCTGGCGGGCCGGCGTCGCATCCGCTGGCTGGATCCGCTGCTGATGCTTCCCCTTTCCACGTCAGCGGTCACCCTGGGGTTCGGGTTCCTGGTCGGCTTCAGCCATCCGCCTGGGTTCCTGAAAGCGTGGCCGGGGCTCGTGGCGGCGGTGCAGGCCCTGCGCACCTCGCCGCTGCTGGTGGTGATCGCCCACACCTTGATCGCCTATCCGTTCGTGGTGCGCATCCTCCTGCCGGCCCTGGAGGGGATGAACCCGCGCTGGCGGGAGGCGGCGATGACCCTGGGGGCCTCGCCGGCGCAGGTCTGGTGGCGGGTGGAGGCGCCCCTGCTGGGCCGGGCGTGGCTGGCCGCCGCCGTCTTCGCCTTCTGCGTCTCCCTGGGGGAGTTCGGGGCCACCGCCCTCATCGCCCGGCCCACCATGCCCACCATGCCCCTGGCCATCGCCCGCTTCCTGAGCCAGCCCGGGGAGCTGAACCTGGGCCAGGCGATGGCCATGAGCACGCTGTTGCTCCTCCTCACCTTCCTCGGTATCCTTCTCATCGAGCGGTTCCGCTACCAGGGGATCGGGACGTTCTAA
- a CDS encoding LOG family protein translates to MRQRVVAVFGGHAPAPGSADYEMARELGRRLAEAGFIVMSGGYGGTMEAVSRGAREAGGLAIGVTVDLFDRWGLKANPYLDVEIKFPTLFQRLHYLVTAGDAMVALPGGIGTLSEMAMAWSLLQTRELAPRPFLLIGTRWRRLLEAYHDPLYIREEDLGLLQVVESVGEAVLRLQAMMAEGTPVGSGPRG, encoded by the coding sequence ATGCGGCAGCGGGTGGTTGCGGTGTTCGGCGGCCACGCCCCGGCGCCGGGATCCGCGGATTACGAGATGGCCCGGGAGCTGGGCCGCCGCCTGGCCGAGGCCGGCTTCATCGTGATGAGCGGCGGGTATGGGGGGACGATGGAGGCGGTCAGCCGCGGGGCGCGGGAAGCCGGCGGGCTCGCCATCGGGGTCACGGTGGACCTGTTCGACCGCTGGGGGTTGAAGGCCAACCCCTATCTCGATGTGGAGATCAAGTTCCCCACGCTCTTCCAGCGCCTGCATTACCTGGTGACCGCCGGCGACGCCATGGTCGCCCTGCCCGGCGGCATCGGGACGCTGAGCGAGATGGCCATGGCCTGGAGCCTCCTCCAGACCCGGGAGCTGGCCCCCCGGCCCTTTCTCCTGATCGGGACGCGCTGGCGTCGCCTGCTGGAGGCCTATCACGATCCCCTCTACATCCGGGAGGAGGACCTGGGCCTGCTGCAGGTGGTGGAAAGCGTGGGGGAGGCGGTTCTTCGATTGCAGGCCATGATGGCGGAAGGGACGCCGGTGGGATCGGGGCCGCGAGGTTGA
- a CDS encoding DUF1786 domain-containing protein, whose product MKILCVDIGTGTQDILLYDSEKELENAYQLVLPSPTMRVARAVRQATRERRPILLTGVLMGGGPCQWAVEDHLRAGLPVYATPEAARTFNDDLDVVQAMGVRLVSEDEAARMGDRVVRLVLRDFDWEALRQAFEAFGVPFRPDGVAVAVFDHGAAPPGYSDRKFRFDYLAQRLAEHRALTVFAHRGEEIPAPLTRLQAVVRTVREAFDGPVVGMDTAPAAALGATLDPRVAAWRQCLVVNIGNFHTLAFRLREGQVEGLFEHHTGFLDGEKLDRLLGRLAEGALGFEEVFDDMGHGALVFEAAPMRPEGVAVVGPRRGLLRGSRHPVYFAVPYGDMMLAGCFGLLCAFAACYPEFAPLIRDSLQGAPRPAPWEVER is encoded by the coding sequence ATGAAGATCCTGTGCGTGGACATCGGGACCGGGACCCAGGACATCCTTCTCTACGACAGCGAGAAGGAGCTGGAGAACGCCTATCAGCTGGTTCTGCCTTCGCCGACCATGCGGGTGGCGCGAGCGGTGCGGCAGGCCACCCGGGAGCGCCGGCCGATCCTCTTAACCGGCGTCCTGATGGGCGGTGGGCCATGCCAGTGGGCGGTGGAGGACCACCTGCGGGCCGGCCTCCCGGTGTATGCGACGCCGGAGGCGGCGCGGACCTTCAACGACGATCTGGATGTGGTGCAGGCGATGGGGGTGCGCCTCGTCAGCGAGGACGAGGCCGCTCGCATGGGGGATCGGGTGGTTCGTCTGGTGTTGCGGGACTTCGACTGGGAGGCGTTGCGGCAGGCCTTCGAGGCCTTCGGAGTGCCCTTCCGGCCGGACGGGGTCGCCGTGGCGGTCTTCGATCACGGGGCGGCGCCCCCCGGTTACTCCGACCGCAAGTTCCGGTTCGATTACCTGGCCCAGCGTTTGGCCGAGCATCGGGCGCTCACCGTCTTCGCCCATCGAGGGGAGGAGATCCCTGCCCCCCTCACCCGGTTGCAGGCGGTGGTGCGCACAGTGCGGGAGGCCTTCGACGGCCCTGTGGTGGGGATGGACACCGCCCCCGCGGCGGCCCTGGGTGCCACCCTGGATCCCCGGGTGGCGGCCTGGCGGCAGTGCCTGGTGGTGAACATCGGGAACTTCCACACCCTGGCCTTTCGGCTGCGGGAAGGGCAGGTGGAGGGGCTCTTTGAGCACCACACAGGCTTTCTGGATGGGGAGAAGCTGGATCGCCTGCTGGGCCGGCTGGCGGAGGGCGCCCTGGGTTTTGAGGAGGTGTTCGACGACATGGGCCACGGGGCGCTGGTGTTCGAGGCCGCGCCGATGCGGCCGGAGGGGGTGGCCGTCGTCGGGCCCCGCCGCGGATTGTTGCGGGGGTCCCGCCATCCGGTTTACTTTGCGGTCCCCTATGGGGACATGATGCTGGCGGGCTGCTTCGGGTTGCTCTGCGCCTTCGCCGCGTGCTATCCCGAGTTCGCCCCGCTCATCCGGGATTCCCTTCAAGGCGCCCCGCGGCCCGCCCCCTGGGAGGTGGAGCGATAA